A window of Xiphophorus hellerii strain 12219 chromosome 7, Xiphophorus_hellerii-4.1, whole genome shotgun sequence contains these coding sequences:
- the LOC116722540 gene encoding high affinity cGMP-specific 3',5'-cyclic phosphodiesterase 9A, producing MASKTIHFTVNGIPERAEFPGDCPAQEVKDLFRSAAEAGPHDILKLYNPKGNIINICPGLEPNSPASCYRLEVVAADCNSEPLGAELAGALGFDLSSMEKRLQGLEKKVLFAAGETPAVVLEMKKQVDCFRQKLESVEHLSWLGFYKDLSEGPHQPSPFYHKRSLHKTREEVEHVREKVLQMSSLEVSEELRQYLKTPTFDNWQWEDAEIMVLLQVMFTDLDFISSFNIEPEALQHFLFEVYRRYNNIPFHNFQHCFCVTQMMYGLIWLTDLRNKLENIDLLIMMTSAVCHDLDHTGYNNAYQINARTELALRYNDISPLENHHCAVAFQILQRRESNIFRNLSSDQYKRIREGIIKCILATDMTRHNEILNKFKSILPAFDFTNKEHKDLLMMILIKVSDISNEARPMEVAEPWLDCLLQEFFNQSDVEKLEGLPVSPFMDRDKVTKPSSQIGFIRFVLLPLFMELANLFPCLEQHIIDPVRKALDYYTEMDKALDREQPKTAARTRPEPSKPETP from the exons ATGGCATCCAAAACGATTCACTTCACCGTGAACGGGATCCCGGAGCGGGCCGAGTTCCCAGGAGACTGTCCGGCtcaggaggtcaaag ATTTGTTTCGCTCTGCAGCCGAGGCCGGGCCTCACGACATCCTGAAACTCTACAACCCCAAAGGGAACATCATCAACATCTGCCCCGGCCTGGAGCCCAACAGCCCCGCCTCCTGCTACAGGCTGGAGGTGGTAGCTGCCGACTGCAACAGCGAGCCGCTAG GCGCCGAGCTTGCTGGTGCGCTCGGATTCGATCTGTCATCCATGGAGAAAAG ACTGCAGGGCCTGGAGAAGAAGGTCCTGTTTGCGGCTGGAGAGACGCCTGCCGTCGTGCTGGAGATGAAGAAACAGGTGGACTGTTTCCGGCAGAAGCTGGAG AGTGTCGAGCATCTCAGCTGGCTGGGCTTCTACAAAGACCTCTCAGAGGGACCGCACCAGCCGTCACCGTTTTATCACAAGAGGAGTCTGCACAAGaccagagaggaggtggagcacgTCCGCGAGAAAGTCCTGCAGATGAG CTCCCTGGAGGTCTCAGAGGAACTGAGGCAGTACCTGAAGACCCCCACCTTCGATAACTG GCAGTGGGAGGACGCAGAGATCATGGTTCTCCTGCAGGTCATGTTCACAGATTTAGATTTCATCTCCTCCTTCAACATCGAGCCTGAAGCTCTGCAGCACTTCCTGTTCGAGGTCTACAGAAGATACAACAACATCCCGTTTCACAACTTCCAGCACTGCTTCTGCGTCACCCAGATG ATGTACGGGCTGATCTGGCTGACCGACCTGAGGAATAAACTGGAGAACATCGACCTGCTCATCATGATGACCTCTGCGGTCTGCCACGACCTTGACCACACCGGATACAACAACGCCTACCAG ATAAACGCGCGGACCGAACTGGCTCTGCGGTACAACGACATCTCTCCCCTGGAGAACCACCACTGTGCCGTGGCCTTTCAGATCCTGCAGAGG AGAGAGAGCAACATCTTCAGGAATCTGTCCTCGGATCAGTACAAACGGATCAGAGAGGGAATCATCAA ATGCATCCTGGCCACCGACATGACGAGACACAACGAGATTCTGAACAAGTTCAAGTCCATCCTGCCTGCTTTCGACTTCACCAACAAGGAACACAAAGACCTG CTCATGATGATCCTGATCAAAGTGAGCGACATTTCCAACGAAGCGCGGCCCATGGAGGTGGCCGAGCCCTGGCTGGACTGCCTGTTACAGGAGTTCTTCAACCAG AGTGACGTGGAGAAGTTGGAGGGTCTTCCAGTCAGTCCCTTCATGGACAGAGACAAAGTGACCAAACCTTCATCTCAGATCGGCTTCATCAGGTTCGTCCTGCTGCCACTCTTCATGGAGCTCGCCAACCTCTTCCCCTGCCTGGAG CAGCACATCATCGACCCGGTGAGGAAAGCCCTGGACTATTACACCGAGATGGACAAAGCTCTGGACAGGGAGCAACCCAAGACTGCAgccagaaccagaccagaacccaGTAAACCAGAGACGCCGTGA